In Bacillus sp. NP247, one DNA window encodes the following:
- a CDS encoding DUF58 domain-containing protein: MNGQRVVTVPLFFQLHIIQLTVPGAILFTFFLPQRIIMFLFFFYYLFAIFIYKYVAYIEKRFQVINEKQTTRLFPDESGQFFIHLKNGANIPLVNGVCYFHLNSSLIPHKDQGIEQISKTLFSFPFSQPAHSAQKWDLTLTATKRGVFQIEQFECVLKDPFHLLTVHLPVFDKLKTEIIVYPTPKEVAGLQELQQLLTGSYRTNFSFYNDETSIIGVKRYERESFRSIHWKASAKMQALQAKQYEPVKNYSWTICLSLAADRGFGWKENVEDLISFTTYICQFATKHQIPFELFISVLAEGGPLLLPLNEGQTHYAKALEELARISDDSTLLPKQGFLHYVTRKRERSSTMIYIGLQKKELPLLSQPTFLINNEGMVESLENLALSR; the protein is encoded by the coding sequence ATGAATGGACAGCGCGTTGTAACTGTACCTTTATTTTTTCAACTCCATATTATTCAATTAACTGTGCCAGGCGCTATACTATTTACGTTTTTTCTGCCGCAACGAATTATTATGTTTCTCTTTTTCTTCTACTATTTATTTGCGATTTTCATTTATAAATATGTCGCTTACATAGAGAAAAGATTTCAAGTTATAAATGAAAAACAAACAACTCGGCTTTTCCCTGATGAATCTGGACAGTTTTTTATTCATTTAAAAAATGGTGCAAATATACCACTCGTTAACGGCGTTTGTTATTTTCATTTAAATTCATCTCTTATACCGCATAAAGATCAAGGGATTGAACAAATATCAAAAACATTATTTTCTTTCCCATTTTCACAACCTGCTCATTCAGCACAAAAATGGGATTTAACATTAACCGCAACGAAGCGTGGTGTCTTTCAAATTGAACAGTTTGAATGTGTTTTAAAAGATCCTTTTCATTTATTAACTGTACATTTACCTGTTTTCGATAAATTAAAGACTGAAATTATTGTATATCCTACCCCTAAAGAAGTAGCCGGTTTACAAGAACTTCAGCAACTATTAACAGGTTCGTATCGAACGAATTTCTCTTTTTACAATGATGAAACATCCATTATCGGTGTAAAGCGATATGAACGTGAATCTTTCCGCTCTATTCATTGGAAAGCATCTGCTAAAATGCAGGCGTTACAAGCGAAGCAATATGAACCTGTAAAAAATTATAGTTGGACAATTTGTCTTTCTTTAGCTGCTGATCGTGGGTTTGGTTGGAAAGAAAATGTAGAAGACCTTATTTCATTTACAACGTACATTTGTCAATTCGCAACGAAGCATCAAATTCCGTTTGAGTTATTTATTAGTGTTTTAGCAGAAGGTGGCCCTTTGCTTTTACCATTAAACGAAGGACAAACACATTACGCCAAAGCGTTAGAAGAATTAGCACGTATTTCAGATGATAGTACCCTACTTCCAAAACAAGGATTTCTTCACTATGTAACGAGAAAAAGGGAACGCTCATCTACAATGATATACATTGGTTTGCAGAAAAAGGAGCTCCCTCTTCTATCTCAGCCTACGTTCCTCATTAATAATGAAGGGATGGTGGAATCACTTGAAAACTTGGCTCTATCACGTTAA
- a CDS encoding DUF4018 domain-containing protein: MKTWLYHVNDFILLLLLSLLTERDELVGIAIFLVTGYVGVFLIHKFMNKKTTGFVLLLVIQIIGCSLFLPFSILGTILLPLFFFIVHSVGPGYPVQKSLGGIVWFVVSAIFYAPFPPLWKLLLLTLHIMITFWLTGSNRNQQLLRFTSIITIGIISALLIPVFPYIRLLFSYIIQVVALGFGYALNPLFSAAALKDTDDFWSNKGNLKDPQIKEELGQRPFDPTLINSITIIACTAIAIYVVWKIVKKRKHLSLPNMPVFESTIITDKEGISQKRFKQNKPPNNEIRKEIFKLESKLSPPLNRERGETVEAWLERVNHEEEVNIQSHIIIDAYNAVRYSNSENTVLLHEFKEEVHKLYAYQKSLKKKRK; this comes from the coding sequence TTGAAAACTTGGCTCTATCACGTTAATGACTTTATTCTGCTCCTCCTCCTTTCGTTATTAACAGAAAGGGACGAACTAGTTGGTATTGCTATATTTTTAGTGACCGGTTATGTAGGAGTATTTCTTATTCATAAATTTATGAATAAAAAAACAACAGGTTTTGTACTACTGTTAGTTATTCAAATAATCGGTTGTTCTTTATTTCTACCTTTCTCTATTTTAGGCACAATATTATTACCACTGTTTTTCTTTATCGTACACTCTGTTGGACCGGGATATCCAGTACAAAAATCGTTAGGCGGTATTGTATGGTTTGTCGTTTCAGCTATATTTTATGCCCCCTTTCCGCCATTGTGGAAATTGTTACTATTAACTTTACACATTATGATTACATTTTGGTTAACAGGTTCCAATCGTAATCAACAGCTATTACGTTTCACTTCTATTATTACGATTGGAATAATTAGCGCTTTACTTATTCCGGTATTTCCTTATATTCGGCTTCTTTTTTCTTATATCATACAAGTAGTTGCCTTAGGATTTGGTTATGCTTTAAATCCATTGTTCTCGGCAGCTGCATTAAAAGATACAGACGACTTTTGGTCGAATAAAGGAAATTTAAAAGATCCTCAAATTAAAGAGGAATTGGGGCAGCGTCCTTTTGATCCAACTCTCATTAATAGCATTACAATAATAGCCTGTACAGCCATCGCTATTTACGTCGTTTGGAAAATAGTAAAAAAACGAAAACATTTAAGTTTACCAAATATGCCTGTCTTTGAATCTACAATCATTACTGATAAAGAAGGAATTAGCCAAAAACGCTTCAAACAAAATAAACCACCAAATAACGAAATTCGAAAAGAAATTTTCAAACTTGAGAGTAAGCTATCCCCTCCTTTAAACCGAGAACGAGGAGAAACTGTTGAGGCTTGGCTAGAAAGAGTAAATCATGAAGAAGAGGTAAATATTCAGAGTCATATCATTATAGATGCTTATAATGCAGTACGTTATTCAAATAGTGAAAACACTGTACTTTTGCATGAATTTAAGGAAGAGGTTCATAAGCTTTATGCTTATCAGAAGAGTTTGAAGAAGAAGAGAAAATAA
- a CDS encoding MFS transporter, with protein MQQNNDLNFEPQDVNIVNPKQARKAVVATGIGNAMEWFDFGLYAYLAVILSQLFFSGVDNSGLQLVLTFGTFAAAFLVRPIGGIFFGRIGDKYGRKIVLSTTIILMALSTLFIALLPTYEQIGVWAPILLLVARMIQGFSTGGEYSGAMVYIAESSPDKKRGILGSGLEIGTLSGYIAASVIVTILTLLLTDEQMLSWGWRIPFLIAAPIGLVGLYLRRHLDESPIFQEMEKAQEESEDNEQFSFMDILKYHKKDFLLSTVIVAFFNITNYMILSYIPSYLTQVLKVKETTGLLIISITMALMIPLALYFGKLSDKVGNKRVVQIGLLGLALCSIPAFLLIGNGHIVAMFAGIFVLGFFLSVYEGTLPSLLPALFFTDVRYRALSISFNISVSIFGGTTPLVCSYLVHATGNPLAPAFYLTGVSVIGLVVFSVLFVTTSGRALKGSYPTVESKKEAHQIAKEDPEETLWWHEESLEIEAGKKA; from the coding sequence ATGCAACAAAATAATGATTTAAATTTTGAACCTCAAGACGTTAATATTGTCAATCCTAAACAAGCCAGGAAAGCAGTCGTTGCTACTGGTATAGGGAATGCAATGGAGTGGTTTGACTTCGGATTATATGCTTATTTAGCGGTTATTTTAAGTCAATTATTCTTCTCAGGTGTAGATAATAGTGGTTTGCAACTTGTACTAACATTTGGTACATTTGCGGCGGCCTTTCTAGTTCGACCAATTGGAGGTATTTTCTTTGGTAGAATAGGAGATAAATACGGCCGAAAGATTGTTTTAAGTACAACTATTATTTTAATGGCACTTTCTACATTATTCATCGCATTACTACCAACCTATGAACAAATTGGTGTATGGGCACCAATACTACTTTTAGTTGCTCGAATGATTCAAGGCTTCTCTACAGGCGGCGAATATTCAGGAGCAATGGTTTATATCGCAGAATCTTCTCCAGATAAAAAGCGTGGTATACTCGGTAGTGGTCTTGAAATTGGAACACTCTCAGGTTACATTGCTGCCTCGGTAATTGTTACCATTTTGACGTTATTATTAACAGATGAGCAAATGCTCAGCTGGGGATGGCGTATTCCTTTCTTAATTGCTGCACCAATTGGTTTGGTCGGTTTATATTTACGACGTCATTTAGATGAATCTCCAATCTTTCAAGAGATGGAAAAAGCACAAGAGGAATCTGAAGACAACGAACAATTTTCATTTATGGATATATTAAAATATCACAAAAAAGACTTCTTATTAAGCACAGTAATTGTTGCCTTCTTTAACATTACAAACTATATGATCCTTTCGTATATTCCTTCTTATCTAACACAAGTACTAAAAGTCAAAGAAACAACTGGCTTATTAATTATTTCAATTACGATGGCACTTATGATTCCACTGGCACTTTATTTCGGTAAATTAAGTGATAAAGTAGGTAATAAACGTGTAGTACAAATTGGTTTACTTGGTTTAGCATTATGTTCAATTCCAGCATTTTTATTAATTGGTAACGGACATATTGTAGCCATGTTTGCGGGTATTTTCGTTTTAGGTTTCTTCCTAAGTGTATATGAAGGAACATTGCCTTCGTTATTACCAGCACTCTTTTTCACCGATGTACGTTATCGTGCACTTTCTATCTCCTTTAATATTTCTGTATCTATATTCGGTGGTACAACGCCGCTTGTATGTTCATACTTAGTTCATGCTACTGGTAATCCACTGGCACCAGCATTTTATTTAACAGGTGTAAGTGTAATTGGATTAGTTGTATTTAGTGTACTGTTTGTTACAACATCAGGACGTGCATTAAAAGGATCTTATCCTACCGTAGAATCGAAGAAAGAAGCACATCAAATCGCTAAAGAGGATCCTGAAGAAACACTTTGGTGGCATGAAGAATCTTTAGAAATTGAAGCAGGAAAAAAAGCATAA
- a CDS encoding aspartate aminotransferase family protein — protein MSDWSQLDKEYIMPTYCRTKVAIERGEGCKLYDVDGKEYLDLFSGVGVNVLGYNHPKIVQTTMEQVTKSLHLPFHFLNPVAIEYAKKLVDYSLKNGKVFFTNSGTEATETTLKLIDKYRANTHEGREGIVVLKNSFHGRTLGALHFTRQESVYQNFPKTSIPVYEVERENIKQLEETIIHENPIAIMLEPVLGSGGIYPLSREYLHGVQNLCEKYNVLLIVDEVQSGMGRTGKLFAYQNFNITPDIIQIGKGAGGGIPLGGIIVGEKLCDVFAPGDHGTTFAHSSMGTALGLTVLNTLIDDGLMQEAYEMSLYLNDKLREIQNENSYYIQEVRHAGMMFGISLNDTNTNVKKLQVELMEKGMLVDVTQGNIIRLLPPYIITKVEIDAFIYEFISCIHSLSAIANV, from the coding sequence ATGTCGGATTGGTCTCAATTAGATAAAGAATATATCATGCCTACGTATTGTCGTACGAAGGTTGCGATAGAAAGAGGAGAAGGGTGTAAACTTTATGATGTGGATGGAAAAGAGTATTTAGATTTATTTTCTGGTGTAGGAGTAAATGTATTAGGATACAATCATCCTAAAATTGTGCAAACGACAATGGAGCAAGTTACGAAGTCATTGCATCTTCCTTTTCATTTTTTAAACCCAGTTGCGATTGAGTATGCAAAGAAATTAGTTGATTACTCTTTAAAAAATGGAAAAGTCTTTTTTACAAACTCTGGTACGGAAGCGACAGAAACAACGTTGAAATTAATTGATAAGTATAGAGCTAATACGCATGAGGGACGTGAAGGAATCGTAGTGCTGAAGAATAGTTTCCACGGGCGTACGTTAGGAGCACTTCATTTTACGAGACAAGAAAGTGTATATCAAAATTTCCCTAAAACATCGATTCCGGTATATGAAGTAGAGCGTGAGAATATAAAGCAATTAGAAGAAACAATAATTCATGAAAATCCAATTGCGATTATGTTAGAACCTGTTTTAGGAAGCGGCGGTATATATCCTTTATCGCGTGAATATTTACATGGTGTTCAAAACTTATGTGAGAAATATAATGTACTACTTATTGTTGATGAAGTACAAAGTGGTATGGGGAGAACAGGAAAACTATTCGCTTATCAAAATTTCAATATTACACCCGATATTATTCAAATTGGCAAAGGAGCAGGAGGCGGGATACCGCTAGGTGGAATTATTGTAGGTGAAAAATTATGTGATGTATTTGCACCAGGAGATCACGGCACAACGTTTGCTCATTCTTCAATGGGAACAGCTTTAGGGTTAACGGTTTTAAATACATTGATTGACGATGGTTTAATGCAAGAAGCTTATGAAATGTCGCTATATTTAAATGATAAATTGCGAGAAATTCAGAATGAAAATTCTTATTATATTCAGGAAGTACGTCATGCTGGTATGATGTTTGGAATTAGTTTGAATGATACGAATACAAATGTAAAGAAATTACAGGTAGAGCTAATGGAGAAAGGGATGTTAGTTGATGTTACACAAGGGAACATCATCCGTTTACTTCCTCCATATATAATTACAAAAGTAGAAATTGATGCATTTATTTATGAGTTTATCTCCTGTATTCATAGCTTATCAGCTATAGCAAATGTTTAA
- a CDS encoding catalase, with protein MNEKYDKQRQSLLGEDFNQNRERNEPAKLQSQTVGSRGPVLKQDSVLHEALQEFIHEKILERPVHVKGYGAFGYFQTIYPMSEHTKLSFLQNSNAKVPVMVRFSFAVSTKGTPDTARNVRGFATKFYTNDGVFDLLCNHIPVFSVRDPMRFPETIKALLPSPKNNLIDPNRFWSFVATAPESIHFVVHLYSDAGTAKSLRHIPGHSVNTYVWRNAEGNRKYIKYHWYPFEGVQFITSEEATKLAAENPDYSGKDLYDAIEAGKPVEYGLYVQLMDPKDEAHLSYDPLDDTKVWDEKAYPLIPVGKMVLNKNPENYMEQVEKVSFSPSNLLDGAELSDDKMLQGRANIYSDSQRRRIGPEFRKLQVNQQQDWTPDNQITSGDGRYVEGKLERASITKQDDFGQAGEFYAKLSLIEKEHLAENLANDLKVISNDIRKIVLGYFNQVSTDLKTRIETKMKEH; from the coding sequence ATGAATGAAAAATATGATAAACAGAGGCAATCTTTATTAGGAGAAGACTTTAACCAAAATCGAGAACGTAATGAACCAGCTAAACTTCAATCTCAAACAGTTGGTTCACGTGGACCTGTTTTAAAGCAAGATAGTGTACTGCACGAGGCGTTACAAGAATTTATTCATGAAAAAATTTTAGAAAGACCTGTTCATGTAAAAGGTTACGGTGCATTCGGTTATTTCCAAACGATATATCCGATGTCAGAACATACTAAACTAAGCTTTTTACAAAATTCTAATGCGAAAGTTCCTGTTATGGTACGATTTTCATTTGCAGTTAGTACGAAAGGAACACCTGATACTGCTAGAAATGTACGCGGTTTTGCTACAAAATTTTATACAAATGATGGCGTTTTTGACCTTTTATGTAATCACATTCCTGTCTTTTCTGTTCGTGATCCGATGCGTTTCCCTGAAACAATTAAAGCGCTCTTGCCTTCACCTAAAAATAACTTAATAGACCCTAATAGATTTTGGAGTTTTGTCGCTACAGCACCCGAATCCATTCATTTTGTTGTCCATTTATACTCTGATGCTGGTACCGCAAAAAGTCTTCGCCACATCCCAGGACATAGTGTAAATACATATGTTTGGAGAAACGCTGAAGGTAATCGAAAGTATATAAAGTATCATTGGTATCCATTTGAAGGTGTACAATTCATTACTAGTGAGGAAGCAACTAAACTAGCTGCGGAAAATCCTGATTATAGCGGGAAAGATTTATACGATGCAATTGAGGCTGGTAAACCAGTGGAATATGGTTTATATGTCCAGCTCATGGATCCAAAAGATGAAGCACATCTTTCTTATGATCCTTTAGATGATACAAAAGTATGGGACGAAAAGGCGTATCCACTTATACCAGTCGGTAAAATGGTATTAAATAAAAATCCTGAAAACTATATGGAACAAGTAGAAAAAGTGTCCTTCTCCCCTTCTAATTTACTGGATGGAGCAGAATTATCTGATGATAAAATGCTACAGGGCCGTGCTAACATTTATAGCGATTCTCAAAGACGAAGAATTGGACCAGAATTTCGTAAATTACAGGTTAACCAGCAGCAAGATTGGACACCTGATAATCAAATTACAAGCGGTGACGGAAGATATGTCGAAGGGAAACTTGAAAGAGCTTCTATAACTAAGCAAGACGACTTTGGGCAGGCTGGTGAATTTTATGCTAAGTTATCACTCATTGAAAAAGAACATCTTGCTGAAAATTTAGCTAATGATTTGAAAGTCATTTCCAATGATATTAGGAAGATAGTTTTGGGGTATTTCAATCAAGTATCAACTGATTTGAAAACAAGAATTGAGACAAAAATGAAAGAGCATTAA
- the colA gene encoding collagenase ColA: MVKYSKISKLILVVGLVTISCNGLQIQAETKEKNVKNVLQMEPVGIQKSVDELAHSSKVQENASFTKRLKLSDLSQRPLAPNKDVKPLAQEKKYSMAELNQLSNKQLTDLLVTINWYQIPELFQFNSDSLKFYQDDSRMQAIINKLAEQGQAYTKDDSKGIETLVEALRAAFYLGFYHDELSKLNERSYHNKCLPALKTIAKNPNFKLGTSEQNKVISSYGKLIGNASADVETVLYAGEIFKQYNDNLATFIEDRTKGDAIYELMKGIDFDIQTDMYTTGKEPKDTMWYRNIDNFINEVNRFALIGTVTNKNGWLINNGIYYAGRLGKLYSTPTKGQQVVTEAMRIYPHFGEQYFVAAEQITTNYGGVDANGKTINLDQIREDGKKKYLPKTYTFDDGAIVFKAGDKVSEEKIKRLYWAAKEVRSQFYRTVGSDKPLESGHADDVLTMVIYNSPDEYQFNRQLYGYETNNGGIYIEGTGTFFTYERTPEQSIYSLEELFRHEFTHYLQGRYEVQGLWGQGEMYQDERLTWFEEGNAEFFAGSTRLDSVVPRKSIIGGLSYDPAKRYTASQTLNARYGTWDFYNYSFALQSYMYNNRPEMFDKVHDLIRANDVSSYDAYRSTLSKDTKLNEEYQSYMQMLIDNRDKYTIPQVSDEYLAQHDPKSLSDVTSEITNEAKLKDVKVTKNKSQFFNTFTLQGTYTGSAAKGEIEDWKVMNQATNDMLKRLSGKEWTGYKTLTAYFVNYRVNNAGQFEYDVVLSGVNTEEGTAVEKEPNNSFETANPLSLNTLLRGNLSDQDQVDRFVIDVKDPKDLQITITNEQNIGLNWVLYSESDLNNYVTYATKRDGNKLLGNYNAKPGKYYLSVYKYGGGTGNYTVEVK, from the coding sequence ATGGTTAAATATTCAAAAATTTCTAAGTTGATTCTTGTTGTTGGACTAGTGACAATATCATGCAATGGTTTACAAATTCAAGCAGAGACAAAAGAAAAAAATGTGAAGAACGTATTACAAATGGAGCCGGTAGGCATACAGAAATCCGTTGATGAGTTGGCACACTCTTCAAAAGTACAAGAAAATGCATCTTTTACAAAACGGTTAAAGTTATCGGATTTATCGCAGCGTCCGCTAGCACCAAACAAGGATGTTAAACCGTTAGCTCAAGAAAAAAAGTATTCGATGGCTGAGTTAAATCAATTAAGTAACAAACAATTAACTGATCTTCTTGTGACAATTAATTGGTATCAAATTCCGGAATTATTTCAGTTTAATAGTGATAGTCTCAAATTCTATCAAGATGATAGCCGAATGCAAGCGATTATTAATAAACTAGCAGAACAAGGACAAGCTTATACGAAAGATGATTCAAAAGGGATTGAAACATTAGTAGAAGCTCTACGTGCAGCATTTTATTTAGGTTTTTACCATGATGAATTAAGCAAACTAAATGAGCGTAGCTACCATAATAAATGTTTACCGGCTTTAAAAACAATTGCAAAAAATCCGAATTTCAAACTTGGTACATCAGAACAAAATAAAGTTATTTCATCATATGGAAAATTAATTGGAAATGCATCGGCTGATGTTGAAACGGTTTTATATGCAGGTGAAATTTTCAAACAATACAATGATAATCTTGCAACTTTCATTGAAGACCGAACAAAAGGAGACGCTATTTATGAGTTGATGAAGGGGATTGACTTTGATATTCAGACGGATATGTACACGACTGGAAAAGAGCCAAAAGATACGATGTGGTATCGAAATATTGATAACTTTATAAATGAAGTAAATCGTTTTGCACTAATTGGTACAGTAACAAATAAAAACGGCTGGTTAATTAATAATGGAATTTATTATGCTGGTCGATTAGGCAAGCTTTATAGTACACCAACAAAAGGCCAGCAAGTTGTCACCGAAGCGATGAGGATTTATCCACATTTTGGGGAGCAATATTTTGTTGCAGCAGAACAAATTACTACAAATTACGGAGGAGTAGATGCGAACGGAAAAACAATAAATTTAGATCAAATTCGAGAAGATGGTAAAAAGAAATATTTACCGAAAACGTATACGTTTGATGATGGAGCAATTGTCTTTAAAGCTGGGGATAAAGTTAGTGAAGAGAAAATTAAGCGTCTATACTGGGCGGCAAAAGAAGTACGTTCTCAATTTTATCGTACAGTTGGTAGCGATAAACCACTTGAAAGTGGACATGCTGATGATGTACTAACGATGGTTATTTATAATAGTCCAGATGAGTATCAATTTAATCGCCAACTGTACGGATATGAAACGAATAATGGTGGAATTTATATTGAAGGGACAGGAACGTTCTTTACATATGAACGTACACCAGAGCAAAGTATTTATAGTTTGGAAGAATTGTTCCGCCATGAATTTACGCACTACTTACAGGGAAGATACGAGGTTCAAGGATTATGGGGCCAAGGGGAAATGTATCAAGATGAACGTTTAACATGGTTTGAAGAAGGGAATGCAGAGTTCTTTGCAGGTTCAACGCGATTAGATAGTGTAGTACCGCGAAAAAGTATAATTGGTGGATTATCTTATGATCCTGCAAAACGTTATACAGCATCACAAACATTAAATGCGAGATATGGAACGTGGGATTTTTATAACTATTCGTTTGCATTGCAATCATATATGTATAATAACCGTCCTGAAATGTTCGATAAAGTGCATGATTTAATTCGTGCAAATGATGTTTCAAGTTACGATGCATACCGTTCTACATTAAGCAAAGATACTAAATTAAATGAAGAATATCAATCTTATATGCAAATGCTTATTGATAATCGCGATAAGTATACAATTCCACAAGTATCAGATGAGTACTTAGCGCAGCATGATCCAAAATCGCTTTCGGACGTTACGTCAGAGATCACAAATGAAGCAAAGTTAAAAGATGTGAAAGTAACAAAGAATAAATCACAATTCTTTAATACATTTACACTACAGGGGACATATACAGGAAGTGCGGCAAAAGGAGAAATTGAGGACTGGAAAGTGATGAATCAAGCAACAAATGATATGTTGAAACGTCTTTCAGGAAAAGAGTGGACTGGATATAAAACATTAACTGCTTACTTTGTAAATTACCGTGTTAATAATGCTGGACAATTTGAATATGATGTTGTGCTTAGTGGAGTGAATACAGAAGAAGGTACGGCTGTAGAAAAAGAACCGAATAATTCATTTGAAACAGCGAATCCACTATCTTTAAATACGTTACTAAGAGGAAACTTAAGCGATCAAGATCAGGTTGACCGATTTGTTATTGATGTAAAGGACCCAAAAGATTTACAAATTACTATTACGAACGAACAAAACATTGGATTGAACTGGGTACTATATTCTGAATCAGACTTAAATAATTATGTAACTTATGCAACAAAACGTGATGGAAACAAATTGCTTGGCAATTATAATGCGAAGCCAGGGAAATATTACTTAAGTGTATATAAATATGGCGGGGGAACAGGGAATTATACAGTGGAAGTAAAATAG
- a CDS encoding adenine deaminase C-terminal domain-containing protein — protein MGQNHYKWSNKQLREHVEVLDGTRSPHILLKNAAYLNSYMREWMKANIWVYDDRIVYVGEKLPEQFTHCEVIDCEGKYVVPSYIEPHAHPYQLYNPETLANHAMQFGTTTFINDNLTLFFTLQREEAFRLLDEFKKIPASMYWWCRFDGQTELQNGQSLFNSEEIMEWLNHEDVLQGGELTAWPKLLHGDEEMLNWVQETKRLQKKVEGHFPGASETTLAKLKLLGTDCDHEAMTGQEALIRLMQGYTVSLRNSSIRPDLEVLLKELLELGVKQFDRFTFTTDGSHPSFYESGMTNRMIEIAIKQGIPVIDAYNMASYNIARYYNMEHLHGSIATGRIANINILESKENPTPISVIAKGKWMKREGVNKNKSVSIEWDKFLVTSLQLDWCLQKEDMIFTDAKGIKLLNDVITKPYVTEIDLNGDELSFEHDECFLMMIARDGTWRVNTVVKGFANGLGGLASSYSGTGDIILIGKRKEDMLTAFHRVKELGGGMVIAERNEVLHEIALPLLGIMSDLKMSELIHKEKKMVELLQERGYTYNDPAFTILFFSATHLPFIRVTPIGLYDVKSSKILASPVNLINQY, from the coding sequence TTGGGACAAAATCATTATAAATGGAGTAATAAGCAATTACGAGAACATGTTGAAGTACTAGATGGCACGAGAAGTCCACACATTTTATTAAAGAATGCGGCATATTTAAATTCATATATGCGTGAGTGGATGAAAGCAAATATTTGGGTTTATGATGACCGCATTGTATACGTAGGAGAAAAACTGCCAGAGCAATTTACTCATTGTGAAGTTATTGATTGCGAAGGGAAGTATGTAGTTCCTAGTTACATAGAACCGCATGCACATCCATATCAATTATACAATCCAGAGACTTTAGCAAATCATGCAATGCAATTTGGGACAACAACTTTTATTAATGATAATTTAACTTTATTTTTCACATTACAACGTGAAGAAGCATTTCGTTTATTAGATGAATTTAAAAAGATTCCGGCAAGCATGTATTGGTGGTGTCGTTTCGATGGACAAACTGAGTTGCAAAATGGCCAATCATTATTTAATAGTGAAGAAATAATGGAATGGCTTAACCATGAAGATGTTCTTCAAGGCGGGGAGTTAACAGCATGGCCAAAACTATTACATGGCGATGAGGAAATGTTAAATTGGGTACAGGAAACAAAACGATTACAGAAGAAAGTAGAAGGGCATTTTCCTGGAGCATCTGAAACAACTTTAGCAAAGTTAAAATTGTTAGGTACGGATTGTGATCATGAAGCGATGACAGGGCAGGAAGCATTAATACGCCTTATGCAAGGTTACACCGTTTCTCTTAGAAACTCTTCAATTCGTCCAGATTTAGAAGTTTTACTGAAAGAATTGCTGGAATTAGGTGTTAAGCAATTTGATAGATTCACGTTCACAACAGATGGTTCACATCCTTCATTTTATGAAAGTGGAATGACGAATAGGATGATAGAAATAGCGATAAAACAAGGGATTCCAGTAATCGATGCTTATAATATGGCAAGCTACAATATTGCTCGTTATTATAATATGGAGCATTTACACGGCTCGATTGCGACAGGAAGAATTGCAAATATTAATATTTTGGAAAGTAAAGAAAATCCAACTCCAATTAGTGTAATAGCAAAGGGTAAGTGGATGAAACGTGAAGGAGTAAACAAAAATAAATCAGTAAGTATAGAGTGGGATAAATTCCTAGTCACTTCTTTACAACTAGACTGGTGTTTGCAGAAAGAAGATATGATTTTCACTGATGCAAAGGGTATAAAGTTATTAAACGACGTCATAACAAAACCATATGTAACTGAAATCGATTTGAACGGTGATGAACTTTCCTTTGAACATGATGAATGTTTCCTAATGATGATTGCCCGCGATGGTACTTGGCGAGTGAATACAGTTGTGAAAGGTTTTGCGAATGGATTAGGAGGTCTTGCTAGCTCTTATTCTGGTACAGGTGACATCATTCTTATTGGAAAAAGGAAAGAAGATATGCTTACAGCTTTTCATAGAGTAAAAGAGCTAGGTGGCGGTATGGTAATAGCGGAAAGAAATGAAGTGTTACACGAAATTGCATTACCGTTGCTCGGGATTATGTCCGATTTAAAAATGAGCGAATTAATACATAAAGAGAAAAAAATGGTGGAATTACTACAAGAGCGAGGATACACCTATAACGATCCAGCATTTACGATTTTATTCTTTTCTGCGACGCACTTGCCTTTTATACGGGTAACACCTATAGGATTATATGATGTGAAAAGTAGTAAGATACTTGCTTCACCGGTGAATTTAATAAACCAATATTAA